GGGTCCCTGCGCGCGTACACCGTCGGTGACGCCCTCGAACCCGCGGACCGCGACATCCTCAACGGGTGGCTGCGGGGCAACACCACCGGCGGTGAGCTGATCCGCGCCGGCGTGCCCGACGGCTGGGTCGTCGGGGACAAGACCGGCGCCGGCGGATACGGCACCCGCAACGACATCGCGGTGATCTGGCCGCCGGAGCGGGCGCCGATCGTCCTCGCGGTGCTGTCCACCCGCGACGAGAAGGACGCCGAGTACGACAACGCCCTCATCGCCGAGGCGACGAAGGTGGCGCTGGCCGGCTGGTGACCGGTTGACCCGGCACCACTCGTCGCCGAGCGCCCGCACGCACGTGTCGGACCTCGCGGGGCGGCAGCGATGAAGGACCCGACCGGGCGCGGACGCCGGTCGGTGAGCCGCTGCCGCCCTGCACCTCTATGGATCGAGGTGACCCGGAATGGGGAAACGTGACCGCAATATCTTCACCAACGCCGCATCGCTGCTGATGTGTGGCCTTCTGGCCGGAGTGGTGGTCGCGGCGGCGGCCTTCCCCGCGGTGGCGATGTCCGGCTTGGCGGCGAAGGCCGGCGCCGACACGTTCGGCGCGCTGCCCAAGGAGCTGACCGTGGCCCGCGCGCCGCAGATCAGCTACCTACTGGCCTCGGACGGCAAGACCCCACTGGCGACCATGTACGACGAGAACCGGCGGGACGTGAAGCTCGCCGACGTCGCGCCGGTCATGCGCCAAGCGATCGTCGCCGCCGAGGACCACGACTTCTACCAGCACAACGGGGTCGACCTCAACGGCATCGCGCGGGCCTTTGTCAGCAACTCCTCCGGCGGCGCCGACGGCCGGCAGGGCGCCTCGACGCTGACCATGCAGTACGTCCGGCTCGCCATCGCGTACTCCGCCTCGCACCCGGCCGACGTGGTCGCCGCAACCGAGGACACCAGCACCCGCAAGCTGCGCGAGATGAAGTACGCGCTCCAGATCGACAAGACGTTCTCCAAGGACGAGATCCTGGAGCGCTACCTCAACATCGCCGCGTTCGGCAACGGCGCGTACGGCATCTTCGCCGCCAGCCAGGTCTACTTCGGCAAGCCGCCCGGCAAGCTCACGCTGGAGGAGGCCGCGCTGCTGGCCGGCATGGTCAAGGCGCCGAGCCAGAACGACCCGACCACCCGCAGCGGCCGCACCCTCGCCTTCGACCGGCGCAACTACGTCCTGCAGAACATGGTCGCCATCGGCGCGATCAACCAGCGGCAGGCCGACGCGGCCAAGGCCACCAAGATGGTGGTCAAGGACAAGCGCACCCCGAACGGCTGCGTCGCCACCAACCAGCGCACCTGGGGCTTCTTCTGCGACTACTTCTACCGCTGGTGGATGTCGCAGAAGACCTTCGGCGCCACCACCTACGACCGGGAACGGCGCCTCAAGAGCGGCGGCTACACCATCGTCACCAGCCTCGACGTACAGGCGCAGCGCGGGGCGGACCAAGCGGTACGCCGGGCCAAGAGCGAGACCGCCAAGGAAGCGGTCATGGTCGCCACGGTGGAACCGGGCACGGGCCGGGTCCGCGCCCTCGCCGTGAACCGCACCTTCCGACCCGACGATCCGAGGAAGCCGACCAACAGGCCGCACAGTGACCCGAAACAGCGGGCGAAGGGCGCCTCGGGCAGCTACCCCAACACGATGAACCCGCTCCTCACCGGCGGCGACGGCATCACCGGCTACCAGGCCGGCTCCACCTTCAAGATCTTCACCGTCGTCGCCGCCCTGGAGAAGGGCATCCCGCTCAGCCACACCATCGACGCACCACAACGCTTCCGGTCGGAGTACGTCATCGACCGCGCCAGCCCCACCGCCTGCCCCGGAACCGATCTCTACTGCCCCACGAACTCCGACAAGAAGGCCGGCGGCGTGCTCAACATGTGGAGCGCGTTCGCCCGGTCGACCAACACCTACTTCGTTCCACTGCAGCAGCAGATCGGCGCGGAGAACGTGGTCGACGTGGCCAAGCGGCTCGGCATCCGGTTCCGGGTCGACCGGGAGGACCGGTGGGCCGCCGACCGGGAGGCCGCCCACGACTGGGGCGCGTTCACCCTGGGCGTCTCCAACACGACCCCGCTGGAACTCGCCAACGCGTACGCGACCCTGGCGGCGGACGGCACCTGGTGCGCGCCGACCCCCGTGCAGGAGATCCGTGGCCCGGACGGTATGACCCTCGACGTCGCCGACTCACGCTGCGAGAAGCGGGTGAGCACCGGGGTGGCCCGCGCGGCCGTCGACGCCGCCCGTTGTCCGGTCGGCGACAACTCGGCGACCAGCAGGTGCGGCAGCAGCCGTACGGCTGCGCAGGTGAAGACCGCCGTGGACGCTCCGGTCGCCGGCAAGACCGGCACCACCGACGCGGAGAACTACGCCTCCATGGTCGCGATGACCAAGCAGTACGCCGTGGCCGGCATCCTGACCGACCCGGACTGGCCGCAGACCACCGTCAAGATGGGGCACAACCAGCGCGACGGTATCAACCCGCCGGTCTACCAGAGCCTCGCAGCGGCGATGCGGGGCAAGCCGCGCCTCGACTTCGCCCCGGCGCCGGCGGACCTGACCGGCTGAGCCTCGTACGGCGTATCCGTCGGGACGTCACAGGGCAGCGGTGACGTGGTGTCACTGCACGGGAGCCGCGACGAGCGCTGCGATGAACATGTCCCCTCCTTTCGAAAGGAAAGTCCACGATGAACGCCCCACGGCCCGATGCCTCCTGGGAGACGCTGGATCGCCAGAGCGGTTCCGACGTAGGAGACCCGCGACCGCGGACGCCTGAGCATCCGGCTGCGGCTCTCGACCCCTCCCGCCCGTTCGGCGCCCACCTGCGGATGGCCTGGTGGAAGCCGCTCGCGCTCGTCGCCGTGATGTCGCTGGTGATGCTCGCCCTGCAGCTTCTGTCCTACCTGATCGTGGGCGTCGTCGAGGGCAGCGACGACCCGTTCTCGCCCACCATGACGCCACTGAAGTCGCTGGCCATCAACCTCAGCATCGGTGCGTCGGGCGTCGTGGCGGTCCTGTTCCTGGCGCGGCTCGCCCGGGTGCCGTGGCGGAGCCTGATCAGTTCGCCCCGGGCCTTCGACGCCCGCCGCCTGGGTAGCTACCTGGCCGGGGCGACGCTGCTGGTGGGTGCTGGGCTCGGCGTCGTGTGGTTGGTCGCGCGCGACTCGACGCCCTGGGTCGGGTTCGGTGTCAGTGGTACGACGATCGCTCTGCTGGTGGTCACCGTCCTGACCACGCCGCTGCAGTCCGCCGGCGAGGAGTTGATGTGGCGAAGCGCCCTGCTGCCCGCCGCCGCGTCCTGGGTGCGCGCGGTCCGGCCGGCCCTGGCCGTCGGGCTTGTCGTCTCCAGCCTGGGCTTCGCCCTGCTCCACGGGTCGAACGACCCCTGGTTGTTCGGTTACTTCACCTTCATCGGCCTGTGCACCGGCCTGATGGCGATCATCAGCCGCGGCATCGAGGCGCCGGTCGCCTTCCACGTCGCCAACAACGTCCTGTTCGGGGTCGTCAACACGGTGCTGGCCGACGGCGAGCCCTACGCCATTGACCGGTCCACCGACTCCGGTGACGCCTCCCTGCTGATTCTGGCGGTCGTCAACGTCGCCATGGTGGCGCTGGTCTGGCTGCGCGAGCGGCGGGCCCGGGCCGTCAGCTGACTAACCCCACCAGGGCAGCGTCGGCGCCGGGAAGTAGTTCCGGGCGGCCAACCCGAGCGGCACCCGCCAGGACGCGGCCGTCTGCGGAACCGCCACGATTCCGGCACCGACCGCCAGGGTCCGGCAGAGCCCCGCGCGGTCCCGCGGCCCGGCCGTACCTCCAGGCGGATGCGCTGCCGCCGTGCCGCGACCAGGGCGGTGAGGTGCGGCGGGCAGATCTCCGATACGACCACCCGGAGCGGGCGCAACCGGCCGTCTGCGCGTCGTCGGCCACGTGTGGGTAACCGTGGCACCGGTGCCCGGGTGACCTCGGTGCGGTCACCCGGGCGCCGCAGGCTATGCCGTCGGCCTGGCTCGGTGCAGGATCTGGGCCAGCTCGGCCGGTCGGCTGAGCATCGGCCAGTGCCACGTCGGCAGCTCCTCGTACCGCCACGAGTCGCCGACCATGTGCTGGCACAGCGGCATGGCGGCGGCCATCCCGCGGGCCTGCTCGACGGTGAAGCTCGACAGCACGCCGAGGCGGGGCAGCTTCTCCCACGCCCCGGTGAGCCGCACCGGGGTGGTGGCGGTCGCCCACGGTTGGGCCACCGACCGCTCACTGAGCAGCGCGACGACCGAGTCGTCCACATCCGCCGCACCCGCCGCCAGGTCGGCCCAGGGCGGGGGTGGCAGTCGCCAGCCGTCGCCGTGTTCGGCGACCACCGCCGCGTGGCGCTCCCGCTCCTGGGGCGGGTTGAAGTCCTCGTTCGCCGCCCCGTCGGGTAGTGGGCCGGTGTCGACGAAAACCAGCTGGGCTATGCGGTCGGTCATGCGGTCGGCGACGGCGGTCGTCACGACCGCGCCGGCGTAGCTGTGCCCGACGAGGACCACGTCGTGCAGGTCCTCGTAGCGCAGCAGGTTGACCACGTCGGTGACGTGGACGTCGAGGTCGGTGTCCGGGCGGGCCAGGTGGGCGCGCTCGCCCAGGCCGGTCAGGCTCACCGGGTACACCTCGTGGCCGTGCCCACGCAAGGCGGCCGTGACCGGGCGCCAGGCCCACGCGCCGAGCCAGAACCCGGGAACCAGTACGAATGTCGTCATGCAGCACACGCTACGATCAATACTGGACACATTCCGCCCGGATTAGGAGTTGGATTATTGGCCCGGCCCACCGCGCGTGTACTGGCGTTGCTGGAGATCCTTCAGGCCGGTGGCGGCTTCACCGTCGCTGACCTGGCCGGTCGGCTGGACGTCGACGAGCGCACGGTCCGCCGCTACGCCGCGCACCTCGCCGACCTCGGCATCCCGGTCGAGGCCCGGCGCGGTCGCTACGGCGGGTACCGGCTCGCGCCCGGTTACAAGCTGCCGCCGCTCATGCTCACCGACGAGGAGGCGGTCGCCGTCATGCTCGGGCTCGTCGCCGCCACCCGGGCGGGGCTGGTCACCGCCGAAGGCGCGGCGGCCGAGAGCGCGACCGCGAAGATCCGCCGAGTACTGCCGGCCGTCCTCGCCCGGCGGATCGATTCGCTGCTGGACACCGTGGACTTCACCGCACCGGTCCGCAAGTCCGCCCCGCCCGGCATCGAGGTGCTGCTGGTGCTCGCCGAAGCGGCCCGACATCAGCAACCGGTGAGCATCACCTACACCACCTGGCACGGCCGGTCCGGCGAGCGGCAGCTCGACCCGTACGGGCTGGTGTTTCACGCTGGCCGGTGGTACGTCACCGGTCACGACCACGACCGCCGGGCCGTGCGGACGTTCCGGCTCGACCGGATCGGGACAGCCCGCCCCGCCCAGGGCACGTTCGACATCCCGACCGGCTTCGATCCCACCAGGCAGGTACTTGCCGGTCTGGCAGCCGTGCCGTACGCGCACGACATTTCCGTGGTGCTGCACACCAGCCTGAGTCAGGCGCAGCGACGGATCCCACCGTCGGTCGGCACCCTCACCGAGGTCCCCGACGGCGTACGCCTCACAGCCCGGGCCGAACGGCTCGACGGCGCAGCGCAGATGCTGGCCGGGCTCGGCTGGCCATTCACGATCGACCGACCGGACGAACTCAAGGACGAGGTACGCGCCCTAGCCGCCCGACTGCTCACCGACGCCAACGCCGGAGGGTAAGCAGCCGAGCGTCGTACCGCTCTCGAACGCTCACACCGGCGGTTCGGCTGCCGGCGCGGCGGTGGCGAGCACGGCGGCCGCGGCCAGGGTGCCGACAATCGCGAGCACGGCGGGCAACGCCCATCCGGGGCGGACCCTGTCGCCCAGGGCCAGGAAACCCGCCGTGGCACCGCCGGCCACCTCGACGCTCCACAGCACTGCCGTGACCGCGCCGACGCCGCCCAGACGTAGCGCGTGCGCATAGGACATCGTGCCGACCGCACCGGAGACGACCAACGCCCAGCTCAGCGGTGTCGCGGCGACGACGGCGACGGTGTGCCCGAGGTGACTGAGGGTGTGCGGAGGAACCGGTAGCGCACGGGCGCACAGCGCGCAGACGGCGAACGCCGCACCGGCCAGCGCCGCCTGCACGCCTGGCAACTGATGTCGCGCGCAGGCCACCGCCGCGGCGCTGACGGCGACCGCGCCGGCCACCAGCGCGATGACCACCGTAGGTGTCACCGGCGGTGCCGATCGCGGGTCGGCGCTGGCGGCGATGACTGTCAGGCACGCGGTGGTGACGACGACAGCGGCACCATCGAGGCGTCGCAGCGGCGCCTTCCAGAGCAGCCGCGCTGCCACCACCGTCACCGCCAGGGAGCCCGCGGCCGTGGCCTGTACCTGGTACACCGGCAACCGGCGTAACGCCGCCAGCGACAACAGCCAGGCGACGAGGTCGGCGACCAGACCCGCCAGGTACAGGGGATGAGCGACCACCTGCCGGGTACGCCGCACGCGGCGGGCGCCGCCTGCCTGCAGCACCGATCCGATGCCGTAGCCGAACGCGCTGCCCACCGCGCAGGCCAGGGCGGTCGACTGGGTCACGACGACGGCTGGCCGACGGGCCGAGCGTCACGTCCGCGTCCACGGGCTCCGCCGGGACGTCTCGTCCGCCGACCGGGCAGGTCCAGGACCCCTTCTGCGACAGCGATCGCCAGACCCTGCGACGGCGCGTTGTCCAACCCGGCCAGCACCACGTACCGGGGCCGCCACATCGGGTGGTACTTCTCGTTGTATCGCCACAGCGACGCCATCTGCGTGTCAGCCCCGACCCGTTGCAGCAGGCGGCGCTGCACGTCACCCATCCGCCCCGCGGACCGCTCGCCCGCCAGCACCGCCCGCATGACCGCGAAGTTCAGCCCCAGCCCCCACTGGCCGCGCTCCTTCAGGTGACGGATCGTCTCGATGATGACGAAGTCCGTCAGACCATTGGGCACCTCGACGTCGGTGCGGCGGCGCATCACGTCCAGCGACCAGCCGGCCACGTCGGGCGCCGGCACCCAGTGGCAGAAGGCGTCCGGGCGCCCCGACGGGTCGTAGGCGACGCTGAGCAGCAGACCGGTGTCCCGCGGGTCGAACAGGCGGGAGAGGGTCATGGAGAAGCCGCGCTCGGTGTCGCCCTGCCGGCTCTGCGCGGCCAGCTCCCGCAACTCTTCGGCGAGTGCGGCGGGGAGTGCCGCCGGATCGTGGAAGCGCACCGTGTATCCCGCGCGGGCGACTTTGTGGTGGCCGCTGCGCAGACCCTTCATCGGGCGGCCCTCGAGGGTGAAGGCGCTGCAGTTGACGATGGCTTCGTCGCCGAGATACAACGCCCGCATACCGGCCGCCTGGTAGACCGGCAGCCATCCCGGTGCCGCCCCCACCACGGTGACCGGCCATCCGTGCCGGTCGGCGTGACCTAGGAACTGCGTCCACGCCTCCACCCACTGCTGCGCCGGCCCGATCGGGTCCGGCGAGACTAGACACACACCGTCACGCACGTCGTACGCGATGACACAGTCGCCGACGAAGTAGAACGACTTGTCCTCTCGGAGCGCGAAGTAGGCCAACGTGTCTCCTCCGTGCCGGGCGATGATCGCCCGCGCGCGAGCGAGGTCCGCCGCCCGGTCGCTGGGGGACGCACCGGACACCAGCTGCGGCCGCAGCAGCAGCCAACCGAGCGCGATCAACAGACTGAGGCCCAGGGCTGCCAATGCCGAGGTGATCATGGGCGTCGGGCTGGGCAGTGGTCGGGCCGTGTCACCGATCAGACGCCCGAGGGCGGCTCGCAGCGTGACCTCGGCCGAGGCGCCGGCGACCCGTGCCGCCACCAGCGACAGGAGCGTGACCCCTCCCATACCCGCCAACAGCAGAAGGGCGGCCATCCGGATGTGCCGGCGGTGCGGGTGCGCCGGAAACGCCGACCGGTGCCACGCCAACCATCCGGCCGCGGCGAGCGCGACCAGCGCCTCCTCCCCGTCCAACCCCTTGAGCAGATGCAGCACCGCCGAACCCACGAGCAGACCCACCGCGGCGACCCAGGCGACGCTGCGGCCCCGACGCAGACCCCACGCCACCACCAGCAACGCCACACTCGCGAACACCGTCGCCGCTACCGCGGCCTGGGGCGCCTGCACCGGCATGACCATCAGCAGCGCCGCCAACCGAGGCCGCAGCGGCGGCACCACCGCCGACACCAGACCCGACACCGCCACCGCGGCGACCGCGACCGCCGCCACCACCCTGGTACGTGCGCTGCGCGCGTGCCGGCGCAGCGCCGGATCCCGCAACGGCCACTCCGCGTCACCCGGCA
The Micromonospora sp. R77 DNA segment above includes these coding regions:
- a CDS encoding CPBP family intramembrane glutamic endopeptidase, producing MAWWKPLALVAVMSLVMLALQLLSYLIVGVVEGSDDPFSPTMTPLKSLAINLSIGASGVVAVLFLARLARVPWRSLISSPRAFDARRLGSYLAGATLLVGAGLGVVWLVARDSTPWVGFGVSGTTIALLVVTVLTTPLQSAGEELMWRSALLPAAASWVRAVRPALAVGLVVSSLGFALLHGSNDPWLFGYFTFIGLCTGLMAIISRGIEAPVAFHVANNVLFGVVNTVLADGEPYAIDRSTDSGDASLLILAVVNVAMVALVWLRERRARAVS
- a CDS encoding alpha/beta fold hydrolase, producing MTTFVLVPGFWLGAWAWRPVTAALRGHGHEVYPVSLTGLGERAHLARPDTDLDVHVTDVVNLLRYEDLHDVVLVGHSYAGAVVTTAVADRMTDRIAQLVFVDTGPLPDGAANEDFNPPQERERHAAVVAEHGDGWRLPPPPWADLAAGAADVDDSVVALLSERSVAQPWATATTPVRLTGAWEKLPRLGVLSSFTVEQARGMAAAMPLCQHMVGDSWRYEELPTWHWPMLSRPAELAQILHRARPTA
- a CDS encoding YafY family protein produces the protein MARPTARVLALLEILQAGGGFTVADLAGRLDVDERTVRRYAAHLADLGIPVEARRGRYGGYRLAPGYKLPPLMLTDEEAVAVMLGLVAATRAGLVTAEGAAAESATAKIRRVLPAVLARRIDSLLDTVDFTAPVRKSAPPGIEVLLVLAEAARHQQPVSITYTTWHGRSGERQLDPYGLVFHAGRWYVTGHDHDRRAVRTFRLDRIGTARPAQGTFDIPTGFDPTRQVLAGLAAVPYAHDISVVLHTSLSQAQRRIPPSVGTLTEVPDGVRLTARAERLDGAAQMLAGLGWPFTIDRPDELKDEVRALAARLLTDANAGG
- a CDS encoding phosphatidylglycerol lysyltransferase domain-containing protein, translated to MAVLDHLADPDATGYGGMDEVPDCLVVEVPSGGSALVVSDMHLGQQMSSASARLERNLGDRLERWSGPGVLVLNGDVVELWGEPGGTVAGALDAHPRLTAALRAFAGEPGRRLVVVVGNHDAALAWDSAAARTLREQLGATCTLSVDLVFGTTSGTRTIRCEHGHAFDPANALRDPRNPLDSPLGQHIVQEVLPELHRTPLLADASALADPNEVGRFLASRLVYRQLAPRAGWLLAPLAVAVLGRIPVIAAASLRSRVVADAPRWLVALGVGLVLDVLALAIIGVLVARGVYAALAGSRFGPRGARLNAVARTAAASWVERGWAGLITGHTHQPELTRLVDGFYANSGCAARVVVARRSWWLLPPVFQAVLRCGWVEVDVIGDLRVRLVQGEVCAGEATWLERRLIRGDRLAGGETRVVAALPGDAEWPLRDPALRRHARSARTRVVAAVAVAAVAVSGLVSAVVPPLRPRLAALLMVMPVQAPQAAVAATVFASVALLVVAWGLRRGRSVAWVAAVGLLVGSAVLHLLKGLDGEEALVALAAAGWLAWHRSAFPAHPHRRHIRMAALLLLAGMGGVTLLSLVAARVAGASAEVTLRAALGRLIGDTARPLPSPTPMITSALAALGLSLLIALGWLLLRPQLVSGASPSDRAADLARARAIIARHGGDTLAYFALREDKSFYFVGDCVIAYDVRDGVCLVSPDPIGPAQQWVEAWTQFLGHADRHGWPVTVVGAAPGWLPVYQAAGMRALYLGDEAIVNCSAFTLEGRPMKGLRSGHHKVARAGYTVRFHDPAALPAALAEELRELAAQSRQGDTERGFSMTLSRLFDPRDTGLLLSVAYDPSGRPDAFCHWVPAPDVAGWSLDVMRRRTDVEVPNGLTDFVIIETIRHLKERGQWGLGLNFAVMRAVLAGERSAGRMGDVQRRLLQRVGADTQMASLWRYNEKYHPMWRPRYVVLAGLDNAPSQGLAIAVAEGVLDLPGRRTRRPGGARGRGRDARPVGQPSS